A genomic stretch from Oreochromis niloticus isolate F11D_XX linkage group LG11, O_niloticus_UMD_NMBU, whole genome shotgun sequence includes:
- the pi4kb gene encoding phosphatidylinositol 4-kinase beta isoform X2 — protein sequence MMEDAELDLSPAHSDQNSPSPSISISSSPSLSLPSTPSSSCGPPQATTPPLGVISEGVAELSLVIDAEVAQRACQEVLQKVKLRQVDSDSALTQSEAGPDAPPSDPEGPAPGTVKSARRRQRHNPSKQSWLLRLFESKLFDVSMAISYLHNSKEPGVQAYIGNRLFSFPHEEVDFYLPQLLNMYIHMDEDVGDAIKPYVVHRCRQSISFSLRCAWLLGAYSSDMHISTQRHSRGTKLRKLILSDELKPAGPRVRRDPLALTPFCPAAPPTVGPGPLGGDHSLSPTKRTHQRSKSDATVSISLSSNLKRTASNPKVETSQDEPVRLAPQREFIKSLMGIGKRLATLPTKEQKTQRLISELSLLNHKLPARVWLPTSAFDHHVVRVPHTQAVVLNSKDKAPYLIYVEVLECENFETSSVPIRIPENRIRSTRSVENLPDCGMTPEQRAGSFSVVPNYDNDDEAWSVDDIGELQVELPETHTNSCDNISQFSVDSITSLESKEPVFIAAGDIRRRLSEQLAQAPTTFKRDPEDPSAVALKEPWEEKVRRIREGSPYGHLPTWRLLSVIVKCGDDLRQELLAFQVLRQLQSIWEQERVPLWIKPYKILVLSADSGMIEPVVNAVSLHQVKKQSQLSLLDYFLQEHGAPTTEAFLTAQRNFVQSCAGYSLICYLLQVKDRHNGNILLDAEGHIIHIDFGFILSSSPRNLGFETSAFKLTAEFVDVMGGPDGDMFNYYKMLMLQGLIAARKHMERVLQIVEIMQQGSQLPCFHGSSTMRGLKERFHMSLTEEQLQLLIDQLVDGSMRSLTTKLYDGFQYLTNGIM from the exons ATGATGGAGGACGCTGAGCTGGATCTTTCCCCCGCCCACTCGGATCAGAACAGTCCCTCCCCCTCcatctccatctcctcctcgCCTTCGCTGTCTCTTCCCTCCACGCCGTCCTCGTCATGCGGCCCCCCACAGGCCACTACCCCTCCCCTGGGCGTTATCAGCGAGGGAGTGGCTGAGCTCAGCCTGGTGATTGATGCCGAGGTAGCCCAGCGGGCGTGTCAGGAAGTGCTGCAGAAGGTGAAGCTGCGACAGGTGGATTCTGACAGCGCCTTAACGCAGAGCGAGGCGGGACCAGATGCGCCGCCGTCTGACCCTGAGGGCCCGGCGCCGGGCACGGTGAAGAGCGCGCGTCGGCGGCAGAGACACAACCCCTCCAAACAGTCGTGGCTGCTGCGCCTGTTCGAGTCCAAGCTGTTCGACGTCTCCATGGCGATCTCCTACCTGCACAACTCGAAGGAGCCTGGCGTGCAGGCCTACATCGGTAACCGCCTGTTCAGCTTCCCGCACGAGGAGGTCGACTTCTACCTGCCGCAGCTGCTCAACATGTACATCCACATGGACGAGGACGTCGGCGATGCCATCAAACCCTATGTG GTGCATCGCTGCAGGCAGAGCATCTCCTTCAGCCTGCGGTGCGCCTGGTTGCTTGGTGCCTACTCGTCCGACATGCACATTTCCACGCAGCGCCACTCCCGGGGAACCAAACTGAGGAAGCTTATCCTGTCCGACGAACTGAAGCCCGCTGGGCCGCGGGTCCGCAGGGACCCCCTCGCCCTGACGCCGTTCTGTCCCGCAGCGCCCCCCACCGTGGGTCCCGGGCCCCTGGGAGGAGATCACAGCCTGTCGCCCACAAAGAGGACGCATCAGCGCTCCAAGTCGGACGCCACGGTCAGCATCAGTCTGAGCAGCAACCTGAAGAGGACGGCGAGCAATCCGAAGGTGGAAACCAGCCAGGACGAG CCGGTGCGCCTGGCCCCTCAGAGGGAGTTCATCAAGTCTCTGATGGGCATTGGGAAGCGTCTCGCCACGCTGCCCACCAAAGAGCAGAAGACGCAGCGCCTGATCTCCGAGTTGTCGCTGCTCAACCACAAGCTGCCGGCCCGCGTGTGGCTGCCGACCTCCGCCTTCGACCACCATGTGGTGCGAGTGCCGCACACTCAGGCCGTGGTGCTCAACTCTAAAGACAAG GCGCCGTACCTGATCTATGTGGAGGTTCTGGAGTGTGAGAACTTTGAGACGTCCAGCGTTCCCATCCGGATCCCAGAGAACCGGATCAGGAGCACACGCTCCGTGGAGAACCTGCCGGACTGTGGCATGACGCCGGAACAGCGAGCCGGCAGCTTCTCGGTCGTCCCGAACTACGACAACGACGACGAGGCGTGGTCCGTGGACGACATTGGAGAGCTGCAGGTGGAG CTCCCGGAGACTCACACCAACAGCTGTGATAACATCAGCCAGTTCTCGGTGGACAGCATCACCAGCCTGGAGAGCAAAGAGCCCGTGTTCATCGCCGCCGGAGACATCAG gcgGCGTCTCTCAGAGCAGCTCGCTCAGGCCCCAACCACCTTCAAACGGGACCCCGAGGACCCGTCGGCGGTGGCGTTGAAGGAGCCGTGGGAGGAGAAAGTCAG GAGGATCAGGGAGGGCTCTCCGTACGGACACCTGCCCACCTGGAGGCTCCTGTCTGTCATCGTAAAATGTGGAGACGACCTGCGGCAGGAGCTGCTCGCCTTCCAGGTGCTGCGGCAGCTGCAG TCGATCTGGGAGCAGGAGCGCGTGCCGCTGTGGATCAAGCCATATAAGATCCTGGTGCTGTCGGCGGACAGCGGCATGATCGAGCCCGTGGTGAACGCCGTGTCACTGCaccaggtgaagaagcagagtCAGCTGTCGCTGCTCGACTACTTCCTGCAGGAGCACGGCGCACCCACCACCGAGGCCTTCCTCACGGCGCAGAGGAACTTCGTGCAGAGCTGCGCCGGCTACAGCCTCATCTGCTACCTGCTGCAGGTCAAAGACAG GCACAACGGGAACATCCTGCTGGACGCCGAAGGCCACATCATCCACATTGACTTCGGCTTCATCCTGTCCAGCTCGCCCAGAAACCTCGGCTTCGAGACGTCCGCCTTCAAGCTAACCGCAGAGTTTGTGGAC GTGATGGGCGGGCCCGACGGCGACATGTTTAACTACTACAAGATGCTGATGCTCCAGGGCCTGATCGCAGCCAGGAAGCACATGGAGCGCGTGCTGCAGATCGTGGAGATCATGCAGCAAG GCTCCCAGCTGCCCTGCTTCCACGGCTCAAGCACCATGCGGGGCCTGAAGGAGCGCTTCCACATGAGCCTGACGGAGgagcagctgcagctgctcaTCGATCAGCTGGTGGACGGCTCCATGAGGTCGCTCACCACCAAACTTTACGATGGCTTCCAGTACCTCACCAACGGCATCATGTGA
- the pi4kb gene encoding phosphatidylinositol 4-kinase beta isoform X3, translating to MMEDAELDLSPAHSDQNSPSPSISISSSPSLSLPSTPSSSCGPPQATTPPLGVISEGVAELSLVIDAEVAQRACQEVLQKVKLRQVDSDSALTQSEAGPDAPPSDPEGPAPGTVKSARRRQRHNPSKQSWLLRLFESKLFDVSMAISYLHNSKEPGVQAYIGNRLFSFPHEEVDFYLPQLLNMYIHMDEDVGDAIKPYVPVRLAPQREFIKSLMGIGKRLATLPTKEQKTQRLISELSLLNHKLPARVWLPTSAFDHHVVRVPHTQAVVLNSKDKAPYLIYVEVLECENFETSSVPIRIPENRIRSTRSVENLPDCGMTPEQRAGSFSVVPNYDNDDEAWSVDDIGELQVELPETHTNSCDNISQFSVDSITSLESKEPVFIAAGDIRRRLSEQLAQAPTTFKRDPEDPSAVALKEPWEEKVRRIREGSPYGHLPTWRLLSVIVKCGDDLRQELLAFQVLRQLQSIWEQERVPLWIKPYKILVLSADSGMIEPVVNAVSLHQVKKQSQLSLLDYFLQEHGAPTTEAFLTAQRNFVQSCAGYSLICYLLQVKDRHNGNILLDAEGHIIHIDFGFILSSSPRNLGFETSAFKLTAEFVDVMGGPDGDMFNYYKMLMLQGLIAARKHMERVLQIVEIMQQGSQLPCFHGSSTMRGLKERFHMSLTEEQLQLLIDQLVDGSMRSLTTKLYDGFQYLTNGIM from the exons ATGATGGAGGACGCTGAGCTGGATCTTTCCCCCGCCCACTCGGATCAGAACAGTCCCTCCCCCTCcatctccatctcctcctcgCCTTCGCTGTCTCTTCCCTCCACGCCGTCCTCGTCATGCGGCCCCCCACAGGCCACTACCCCTCCCCTGGGCGTTATCAGCGAGGGAGTGGCTGAGCTCAGCCTGGTGATTGATGCCGAGGTAGCCCAGCGGGCGTGTCAGGAAGTGCTGCAGAAGGTGAAGCTGCGACAGGTGGATTCTGACAGCGCCTTAACGCAGAGCGAGGCGGGACCAGATGCGCCGCCGTCTGACCCTGAGGGCCCGGCGCCGGGCACGGTGAAGAGCGCGCGTCGGCGGCAGAGACACAACCCCTCCAAACAGTCGTGGCTGCTGCGCCTGTTCGAGTCCAAGCTGTTCGACGTCTCCATGGCGATCTCCTACCTGCACAACTCGAAGGAGCCTGGCGTGCAGGCCTACATCGGTAACCGCCTGTTCAGCTTCCCGCACGAGGAGGTCGACTTCTACCTGCCGCAGCTGCTCAACATGTACATCCACATGGACGAGGACGTCGGCGATGCCATCAAACCCTATGTG CCGGTGCGCCTGGCCCCTCAGAGGGAGTTCATCAAGTCTCTGATGGGCATTGGGAAGCGTCTCGCCACGCTGCCCACCAAAGAGCAGAAGACGCAGCGCCTGATCTCCGAGTTGTCGCTGCTCAACCACAAGCTGCCGGCCCGCGTGTGGCTGCCGACCTCCGCCTTCGACCACCATGTGGTGCGAGTGCCGCACACTCAGGCCGTGGTGCTCAACTCTAAAGACAAG GCGCCGTACCTGATCTATGTGGAGGTTCTGGAGTGTGAGAACTTTGAGACGTCCAGCGTTCCCATCCGGATCCCAGAGAACCGGATCAGGAGCACACGCTCCGTGGAGAACCTGCCGGACTGTGGCATGACGCCGGAACAGCGAGCCGGCAGCTTCTCGGTCGTCCCGAACTACGACAACGACGACGAGGCGTGGTCCGTGGACGACATTGGAGAGCTGCAGGTGGAG CTCCCGGAGACTCACACCAACAGCTGTGATAACATCAGCCAGTTCTCGGTGGACAGCATCACCAGCCTGGAGAGCAAAGAGCCCGTGTTCATCGCCGCCGGAGACATCAG gcgGCGTCTCTCAGAGCAGCTCGCTCAGGCCCCAACCACCTTCAAACGGGACCCCGAGGACCCGTCGGCGGTGGCGTTGAAGGAGCCGTGGGAGGAGAAAGTCAG GAGGATCAGGGAGGGCTCTCCGTACGGACACCTGCCCACCTGGAGGCTCCTGTCTGTCATCGTAAAATGTGGAGACGACCTGCGGCAGGAGCTGCTCGCCTTCCAGGTGCTGCGGCAGCTGCAG TCGATCTGGGAGCAGGAGCGCGTGCCGCTGTGGATCAAGCCATATAAGATCCTGGTGCTGTCGGCGGACAGCGGCATGATCGAGCCCGTGGTGAACGCCGTGTCACTGCaccaggtgaagaagcagagtCAGCTGTCGCTGCTCGACTACTTCCTGCAGGAGCACGGCGCACCCACCACCGAGGCCTTCCTCACGGCGCAGAGGAACTTCGTGCAGAGCTGCGCCGGCTACAGCCTCATCTGCTACCTGCTGCAGGTCAAAGACAG GCACAACGGGAACATCCTGCTGGACGCCGAAGGCCACATCATCCACATTGACTTCGGCTTCATCCTGTCCAGCTCGCCCAGAAACCTCGGCTTCGAGACGTCCGCCTTCAAGCTAACCGCAGAGTTTGTGGAC GTGATGGGCGGGCCCGACGGCGACATGTTTAACTACTACAAGATGCTGATGCTCCAGGGCCTGATCGCAGCCAGGAAGCACATGGAGCGCGTGCTGCAGATCGTGGAGATCATGCAGCAAG GCTCCCAGCTGCCCTGCTTCCACGGCTCAAGCACCATGCGGGGCCTGAAGGAGCGCTTCCACATGAGCCTGACGGAGgagcagctgcagctgctcaTCGATCAGCTGGTGGACGGCTCCATGAGGTCGCTCACCACCAAACTTTACGATGGCTTCCAGTACCTCACCAACGGCATCATGTGA
- the selenbp1 gene encoding methanethiol oxidase isoform X2 translates to MASCSGCGPGYRSPLDAMKGPREEILYLPCIYRNTGILKPDYLATVDVDPKSPTYCQVIHRLPMPNLRDELHHSGWNACSSCFDDASKKRNFLILPSLISSRIYVVDVGTNPRAPKIHKMVEPIELYWKCGLANPHTSHCLGSGQIMISCMGDPSGNGKGGFVLLDGETFEVIGNWEHQGEAVPFGYDFWYQPRHNVMISTEWGAPKALVNGFNPAHVQEGLYGSALNIWDWTTHKKLQRLDLGEEGAIPLEVRFLHDPSAAEGYVGCALNSTVFRFYKTAEGDWAAEKVISIPSKKVEGWMLPEMPSLITDILISLDDRYLYFSNWLHGDIRQYDITDRRNPRLVGQVFLGGSIVRDGPIRVLEDPENQQQPRPCIIKGKRIPGSPQMLQLSLDGRRLYVTTSLYSGWDKQFYPDMIREGSVMMQIDVDTVDGGLTLNEDFLVDFGKEPDGPVLAHELRYPGGDCTSDIWL, encoded by the exons ATGG CAAGCTGCTCAGGATGTGGACCGGGATACCGCAGCCCGCTGGACGCCATGAAGG GTCCTCGGGAGGAGATTCTCTACCTGCCCTGCATCTACCGCAACACCGGCATCCTGAAACCTGACTACCTGGCCACTGTGGACGTGGACCCCAAATCCCCCACCTACTGCCAG GTGATCCACCGGCTGCCGATGCCGAACCTTCGTGACGAGCTGCATCACTCCGGCTGGAACGCCTGCAGCAGCTGCTTCGACGACGCCTCCAAGAAGAGAAACTTCCTGATCCTGCCGTCGCTCATCTCATCCCGAATTTACGTGGTTGACGTGGGGACGAATCCCAGAGCGCCCAAAATCCACAAG ATGGTGGAGCCCATCGAGCTGTATTGGAAGTGCGGCCTGGCGAACCCCCACACCAGCCACTGTCTGGGCAGTGGTCAGATTATGATCAGCTGCATGGGAGACCCGTCCGGTAACGGCAAAG GTGGTTTTGTTCTTCTGGATGGTGAGACGTTCGAGGTGATCGGTAACTGGGAGCACCAAGGCGAGGCGGTGCCGTTCGGCTACGACTTTTGGTACCAGCCTCGGCACAATGTGATGATCAGCACCGAGTGGGGAGCGCCCAAGGCTCTGGTTAACGGTTTTAATCCAGCTCATGTCCAAGAAG GGCTCTATGGCAGCGCCCTGAATATCTGGGACTGGACCACCCACAAGAAGCTGCAGAGGCTTGATCTAGGAGAAGAGGGCGCCATTCCCCTGGAGGTCCGGTTCCTCCATGACCCGAGTGCCGCTGAGGGCTACGTGGGCTGTGCTCTGAATTCAACTGTCTTCAGATTCTACAAAACAGCA GAGGGGGACTGGGCTGCAGAGAAGGTCATCAGCATTCCTAGTAAGAAGGTGGAGGGATGGATGTTGCCTGAGATGCCAA GTCTCATCACAGACATCCTGATCTCACTGGATGACCGTTATCTCTACTTCAGTAACTGGCTGCACGGTGACATCAGACAATATGACATCACAGACCGCAGAAACCCACGGCTCGTTGGCCAG GTGTTCTTGGGAGGAAGTATTGTCAGGGACGGACCCATCAGAGTCCTGGAGGACCCAGAGAACCAGCAGCAGCCCCGCCCCTGCATCATAAAG GGGAAGCGTATCCCTGGAAGTCCTCAGATGCTGCAGCTCAGTCTGGACGGGCGGCGCCTCTACGTGACCACGTCTCTGTACAGCGGCTGGGACAAACAGTTTTACCCCGACATGATCAG GGAGGGTTCAGTGATGATGCAGATCGATGTGGACACTGTGGACGGCGGTCTGACCCTGAATGAGGACTTCCTGGTGGATTTTGGTAAAGAGCCCGACGGTCCGGTTCTGGCCCACGAGCTGCGGTATCCCGGCGGAGACTGCACCTCCGACATCTGGCTGTGA
- the selenbp1 gene encoding methanethiol oxidase isoform X1, which translates to MAAEERMPLVEKRASCSGCGPGYRSPLDAMKGPREEILYLPCIYRNTGILKPDYLATVDVDPKSPTYCQVIHRLPMPNLRDELHHSGWNACSSCFDDASKKRNFLILPSLISSRIYVVDVGTNPRAPKIHKMVEPIELYWKCGLANPHTSHCLGSGQIMISCMGDPSGNGKGGFVLLDGETFEVIGNWEHQGEAVPFGYDFWYQPRHNVMISTEWGAPKALVNGFNPAHVQEGLYGSALNIWDWTTHKKLQRLDLGEEGAIPLEVRFLHDPSAAEGYVGCALNSTVFRFYKTAEGDWAAEKVISIPSKKVEGWMLPEMPSLITDILISLDDRYLYFSNWLHGDIRQYDITDRRNPRLVGQVFLGGSIVRDGPIRVLEDPENQQQPRPCIIKGKRIPGSPQMLQLSLDGRRLYVTTSLYSGWDKQFYPDMIREGSVMMQIDVDTVDGGLTLNEDFLVDFGKEPDGPVLAHELRYPGGDCTSDIWL; encoded by the exons CAAGCTGCTCAGGATGTGGACCGGGATACCGCAGCCCGCTGGACGCCATGAAGG GTCCTCGGGAGGAGATTCTCTACCTGCCCTGCATCTACCGCAACACCGGCATCCTGAAACCTGACTACCTGGCCACTGTGGACGTGGACCCCAAATCCCCCACCTACTGCCAG GTGATCCACCGGCTGCCGATGCCGAACCTTCGTGACGAGCTGCATCACTCCGGCTGGAACGCCTGCAGCAGCTGCTTCGACGACGCCTCCAAGAAGAGAAACTTCCTGATCCTGCCGTCGCTCATCTCATCCCGAATTTACGTGGTTGACGTGGGGACGAATCCCAGAGCGCCCAAAATCCACAAG ATGGTGGAGCCCATCGAGCTGTATTGGAAGTGCGGCCTGGCGAACCCCCACACCAGCCACTGTCTGGGCAGTGGTCAGATTATGATCAGCTGCATGGGAGACCCGTCCGGTAACGGCAAAG GTGGTTTTGTTCTTCTGGATGGTGAGACGTTCGAGGTGATCGGTAACTGGGAGCACCAAGGCGAGGCGGTGCCGTTCGGCTACGACTTTTGGTACCAGCCTCGGCACAATGTGATGATCAGCACCGAGTGGGGAGCGCCCAAGGCTCTGGTTAACGGTTTTAATCCAGCTCATGTCCAAGAAG GGCTCTATGGCAGCGCCCTGAATATCTGGGACTGGACCACCCACAAGAAGCTGCAGAGGCTTGATCTAGGAGAAGAGGGCGCCATTCCCCTGGAGGTCCGGTTCCTCCATGACCCGAGTGCCGCTGAGGGCTACGTGGGCTGTGCTCTGAATTCAACTGTCTTCAGATTCTACAAAACAGCA GAGGGGGACTGGGCTGCAGAGAAGGTCATCAGCATTCCTAGTAAGAAGGTGGAGGGATGGATGTTGCCTGAGATGCCAA GTCTCATCACAGACATCCTGATCTCACTGGATGACCGTTATCTCTACTTCAGTAACTGGCTGCACGGTGACATCAGACAATATGACATCACAGACCGCAGAAACCCACGGCTCGTTGGCCAG GTGTTCTTGGGAGGAAGTATTGTCAGGGACGGACCCATCAGAGTCCTGGAGGACCCAGAGAACCAGCAGCAGCCCCGCCCCTGCATCATAAAG GGGAAGCGTATCCCTGGAAGTCCTCAGATGCTGCAGCTCAGTCTGGACGGGCGGCGCCTCTACGTGACCACGTCTCTGTACAGCGGCTGGGACAAACAGTTTTACCCCGACATGATCAG GGAGGGTTCAGTGATGATGCAGATCGATGTGGACACTGTGGACGGCGGTCTGACCCTGAATGAGGACTTCCTGGTGGATTTTGGTAAAGAGCCCGACGGTCCGGTTCTGGCCCACGAGCTGCGGTATCCCGGCGGAGACTGCACCTCCGACATCTGGCTGTGA
- the pi4kb gene encoding phosphatidylinositol 4-kinase beta isoform X1, translating to MMEDAELDLSPAHSDQNSPSPSISISSSPSLSLPSTPSSSCGPPQATTPPLGVISEGVAELSLVIDAEVAQRACQEVLQKVKLRQVDSDSALTQSEAGPDAPPSDPEGPAPGTVKSARRRQRHNPSKQSWLLRLFESKLFDVSMAISYLHNSKEPGVQAYIGNRLFSFPHEEVDFYLPQLLNMYIHMDEDVGDAIKPYVVHRCRQSISFSLRCAWLLGAYSSDMHISTQRHSRGTKLRKLILSDELKPAGPRVRRDPLALTPFCPAAPPTVGPGPLGGDHSLSPTKRTHQRSKSDATVSISLSSNLKRTASNPKVETSQDEDCSSSSDSLEFDSRPPVRLAPQREFIKSLMGIGKRLATLPTKEQKTQRLISELSLLNHKLPARVWLPTSAFDHHVVRVPHTQAVVLNSKDKAPYLIYVEVLECENFETSSVPIRIPENRIRSTRSVENLPDCGMTPEQRAGSFSVVPNYDNDDEAWSVDDIGELQVELPETHTNSCDNISQFSVDSITSLESKEPVFIAAGDIRRRLSEQLAQAPTTFKRDPEDPSAVALKEPWEEKVRRIREGSPYGHLPTWRLLSVIVKCGDDLRQELLAFQVLRQLQSIWEQERVPLWIKPYKILVLSADSGMIEPVVNAVSLHQVKKQSQLSLLDYFLQEHGAPTTEAFLTAQRNFVQSCAGYSLICYLLQVKDRHNGNILLDAEGHIIHIDFGFILSSSPRNLGFETSAFKLTAEFVDVMGGPDGDMFNYYKMLMLQGLIAARKHMERVLQIVEIMQQGSQLPCFHGSSTMRGLKERFHMSLTEEQLQLLIDQLVDGSMRSLTTKLYDGFQYLTNGIM from the exons ATGATGGAGGACGCTGAGCTGGATCTTTCCCCCGCCCACTCGGATCAGAACAGTCCCTCCCCCTCcatctccatctcctcctcgCCTTCGCTGTCTCTTCCCTCCACGCCGTCCTCGTCATGCGGCCCCCCACAGGCCACTACCCCTCCCCTGGGCGTTATCAGCGAGGGAGTGGCTGAGCTCAGCCTGGTGATTGATGCCGAGGTAGCCCAGCGGGCGTGTCAGGAAGTGCTGCAGAAGGTGAAGCTGCGACAGGTGGATTCTGACAGCGCCTTAACGCAGAGCGAGGCGGGACCAGATGCGCCGCCGTCTGACCCTGAGGGCCCGGCGCCGGGCACGGTGAAGAGCGCGCGTCGGCGGCAGAGACACAACCCCTCCAAACAGTCGTGGCTGCTGCGCCTGTTCGAGTCCAAGCTGTTCGACGTCTCCATGGCGATCTCCTACCTGCACAACTCGAAGGAGCCTGGCGTGCAGGCCTACATCGGTAACCGCCTGTTCAGCTTCCCGCACGAGGAGGTCGACTTCTACCTGCCGCAGCTGCTCAACATGTACATCCACATGGACGAGGACGTCGGCGATGCCATCAAACCCTATGTG GTGCATCGCTGCAGGCAGAGCATCTCCTTCAGCCTGCGGTGCGCCTGGTTGCTTGGTGCCTACTCGTCCGACATGCACATTTCCACGCAGCGCCACTCCCGGGGAACCAAACTGAGGAAGCTTATCCTGTCCGACGAACTGAAGCCCGCTGGGCCGCGGGTCCGCAGGGACCCCCTCGCCCTGACGCCGTTCTGTCCCGCAGCGCCCCCCACCGTGGGTCCCGGGCCCCTGGGAGGAGATCACAGCCTGTCGCCCACAAAGAGGACGCATCAGCGCTCCAAGTCGGACGCCACGGTCAGCATCAGTCTGAGCAGCAACCTGAAGAGGACGGCGAGCAATCCGAAGGTGGAAACCAGCCAGGACGAG GACTGCAGCTCCAGCTCCGACAGTCTGGAGTTCGATTCACGTCCC CCGGTGCGCCTGGCCCCTCAGAGGGAGTTCATCAAGTCTCTGATGGGCATTGGGAAGCGTCTCGCCACGCTGCCCACCAAAGAGCAGAAGACGCAGCGCCTGATCTCCGAGTTGTCGCTGCTCAACCACAAGCTGCCGGCCCGCGTGTGGCTGCCGACCTCCGCCTTCGACCACCATGTGGTGCGAGTGCCGCACACTCAGGCCGTGGTGCTCAACTCTAAAGACAAG GCGCCGTACCTGATCTATGTGGAGGTTCTGGAGTGTGAGAACTTTGAGACGTCCAGCGTTCCCATCCGGATCCCAGAGAACCGGATCAGGAGCACACGCTCCGTGGAGAACCTGCCGGACTGTGGCATGACGCCGGAACAGCGAGCCGGCAGCTTCTCGGTCGTCCCGAACTACGACAACGACGACGAGGCGTGGTCCGTGGACGACATTGGAGAGCTGCAGGTGGAG CTCCCGGAGACTCACACCAACAGCTGTGATAACATCAGCCAGTTCTCGGTGGACAGCATCACCAGCCTGGAGAGCAAAGAGCCCGTGTTCATCGCCGCCGGAGACATCAG gcgGCGTCTCTCAGAGCAGCTCGCTCAGGCCCCAACCACCTTCAAACGGGACCCCGAGGACCCGTCGGCGGTGGCGTTGAAGGAGCCGTGGGAGGAGAAAGTCAG GAGGATCAGGGAGGGCTCTCCGTACGGACACCTGCCCACCTGGAGGCTCCTGTCTGTCATCGTAAAATGTGGAGACGACCTGCGGCAGGAGCTGCTCGCCTTCCAGGTGCTGCGGCAGCTGCAG TCGATCTGGGAGCAGGAGCGCGTGCCGCTGTGGATCAAGCCATATAAGATCCTGGTGCTGTCGGCGGACAGCGGCATGATCGAGCCCGTGGTGAACGCCGTGTCACTGCaccaggtgaagaagcagagtCAGCTGTCGCTGCTCGACTACTTCCTGCAGGAGCACGGCGCACCCACCACCGAGGCCTTCCTCACGGCGCAGAGGAACTTCGTGCAGAGCTGCGCCGGCTACAGCCTCATCTGCTACCTGCTGCAGGTCAAAGACAG GCACAACGGGAACATCCTGCTGGACGCCGAAGGCCACATCATCCACATTGACTTCGGCTTCATCCTGTCCAGCTCGCCCAGAAACCTCGGCTTCGAGACGTCCGCCTTCAAGCTAACCGCAGAGTTTGTGGAC GTGATGGGCGGGCCCGACGGCGACATGTTTAACTACTACAAGATGCTGATGCTCCAGGGCCTGATCGCAGCCAGGAAGCACATGGAGCGCGTGCTGCAGATCGTGGAGATCATGCAGCAAG GCTCCCAGCTGCCCTGCTTCCACGGCTCAAGCACCATGCGGGGCCTGAAGGAGCGCTTCCACATGAGCCTGACGGAGgagcagctgcagctgctcaTCGATCAGCTGGTGGACGGCTCCATGAGGTCGCTCACCACCAAACTTTACGATGGCTTCCAGTACCTCACCAACGGCATCATGTGA